The segment GCTCGGTGAGCAGGGGCATCCGGGAGACGGGCTGCGTGGGGTCCGCCGCCACCGCGGTGAGCAGGGACAGGAGGTGGCCTGTCATCCGTTCGATGGTCGCGGCGTCGAACAGGTCGGTGTCGTAGGTCAGGTCGCTGATCAGCCCGTGCGGCGTCTCGTTCATGGAGAGCGAGAGGTCGAACTGCGACGTGCCGCTTTCAATCTCCAGCGGTTCGATGCCAAGCCCCTGGAGCGTCAGCGGTTCGGTGGGCGTGTTCTGGAGCGTGAACAGCACCTGGAAGAGGGGCGAGTGGCTGAGCGCGCGGGTCGGCTGGAGCGCCTCCACGAGCTGCTCGAACGGCAGCGCCTGATGCACGGAGGCCGCGAGCGTGGTGCGGCGCACCTGTCCCAGCAGCTCCGCGAAGGAGGGCTCTCCCTCCAGGCGCAGGCGCAGGGGCAGCGTGTTGACGAACAGGCCGATGAGCGGCTCCGTCTGCGGAAGCCGGTTGGCGATGGGGAAGCCCACCACCAGGTCCTGCTGCCGGCTGTGGCGCGACAGCAGCACGCCGAAGGTCGCCAGCAGCGTCATGAACAGCGTGGACTCCGCTTCGCGTCCGCGGGCCTTGAGCCGCGCGACCAGCTCCACGGGGACCGTGAAGCGTCGCGTGGCGCCCTGGAAGCGCTGCGCGGCGGGGCGTGGCCGGTCGGTGGGCAGCTCCAGCAGGCCCGGTGCCCCGGCCAGGTGCTCCTTCCAGTACGTGAGCTGCGGCTGCGTCGCGCCCCCCGTGACGCGCTCCTGCTGCCAGCGCGCGAAGTCCGCGTAGTGGAGCGGCAGCTCCGGCAGCGAAGGCGCCGTGCCGGAAGCAAAGGCCCGGTAGAACTCCGCCAGCTCGCGGACCAGGACGCCAATGGACCAACCATCCGACGCGATGTGATGCAGCGTGAGCAGCAGGACGTGCTCACGCGCATCGAGCTGGAGCAGGCACAGACGCAATGGAAGGTCCCGCGCCAGCTCGAAGGGCTTGCGCGCCTCCTCCGCCGCCAGCCGCCGGACCTCCGCCATGCGCGTGTCGGGGGCCCGTGACTGGAGGTCCACGTGGGGCAGGGGCAGGGACGCCAGCGGCTGGACGCGCTGGACGGGGCGGCCCTGCACCTGGGCGTAGGTCGTCCGGAGGACCTCGTGACGCCCGACGATGGCCTCCAGGCTCCGGCGAAGCGCGTCCGTGTCGAGCACGCCTTCGAGGCGCAGGGCCGCGGGCATGTTGTACGCGCCGCTCGGGCCCTGGAGCTGCTCCAGGAACCACAGGCGCTGCTGCCCGGACGACAGGGGCAGGTCGCCTTCACGCGGACCTGACGGGATGATCTCCGCGGCGGCCTGGAGCGACTGACCGGCCTGGCGCAGGAACGCGGTGATCTCCTCCTTGCGCTCCTTCATGCGTCCCGTGAGCTCCGGGGTCATCACGCCGGGGGGGGCGCTGAAGCGCAGGCGCTCGCCCTCCATCCAGAGCCGCACGTCCTGCTTGCGGAGCGTCGTCAGCAGTTCATCCAGGCCGTTCACAGCTCGCCCTCCTCACGGCCCGCTTCCGGAGCGGACGCGGATGGTGGGGCCTTGGAGGCCCAGGTCAACGTGTCCAGGTACTCCGCGAGGCCCGCGATGGTGGGGGCCTGGAACATGCGCTCCAGGGAGAGGTCCAACCGCAGCGACTCCCGGATGCGCGAGGCCACCTGCGTCGCGAGCAGCGAGTCCCCGCCCAGTTCGAAGAAGTCGTCGTGGACGCCCACGCGTTGCAGGCGCAGGGCCTTCATCCACACCTCGGACAGGGCCTGCTCCGTGGGGCTGCGCGGCGCGACGAACGGCCGGGTGGGCGCGCTGGTCGCCGGGTCGGGCGCGGGCAGGGAGCGCCGGTCGAGCTTGCCGCTCGCGGTGAGGGGCATGGCCGTCAGCAGCACGAAGAAGGCCGGCAGCATGTAGTCCGGCAGCTTCTCCTGGAGGAACTGGCGCAGCGCGGTGGGCGTCACTGCGTCGGGCGCCGTGGGGACGACGTACGCGACCAGCCGCTTGTCGTGGCCCGCCGCGTCCGCGTCCTGCTCCTCCCGCACGGTGACGATGACCTCCTGGACGGCGGGGTGCCGGCTCAGGGCCGCTTCAATCTCTCCCAGCTCGATGCGGAAGCCGCGCACCTTCACCTGGTGGTCGGTCCGCCCCAGGAAGTCGAGCGTGCCCTCCGGCAGGTAGCGCGCCAGGTCGCCCGTCTTGTAGAGGCGCGCGCCGGGCCTGTCGCTGAACGGATCCGGCACGAAGCGCTGCGCCGTCAGCTCCGGCCGGTGCAGGTAGCCCTGCGCCAGCAGCTCGCCGCCGATGTACAGCTCCCCCGCCACGCCCAGGGGCACCGGCTCGCCGTGGCGGTCCAGCATGTAGAAGGTGCGGTTGGAGCGCGGCCGACCGATGGGGATGCGCGCGGTGGCCTGGGGCGGGTTCGTGGCCGCGGGCACCTCGAAGGTGGTCGCGGTGATGATCGCCTCCGTGGGGCCGTACGCGTTGAGCAGCCGGACCTGTCCCAGGGGGCCGCGCTGCCACAGCTCCAGCACCTTGGGGAGGATGGTGTCCCCGCCGATGATGATCAGCCGCACGCGGTGGCCGGCCAGCTCCGGCGGCGACTCGCTCCAGCGCTGCGTCACCTGCTGCCAGTAGGCGGTCGGGAAGTTCAGCACCGTGAGCTGCTGCTCGACGATGCGACGGGGCAGCTCCTCCGCGGTCCAGACCTCCGGGCCCCGCAGCACCACCGTCGCGCCGACCATGAAGAGCGGCAGGACCTGCTCCAGGGACGCATCGAAGTTGAACGACGCGAACTGCAACATCTTGTCGTTCGCGGAGTGCCGGTAGTGGTCCCGCACGTCCTGGCAGTGGACGACCAGGGCGCCATGGCCCACGGAGACGCCCTTGGGCTCCCCCGTGGAGCCGGACGTGTAGATGACGTACGCGGGCGAGTCCGCCGAGGCGACGTTCTCCAGGTCCGCGTCGGGCAGGGCCGCGAGCACGGCCGCGTCCTCGTCCAGGCAGAGGACCTTCGCGGTGTGCACGGGCAGCCGCTCCAGCAGCGGCCCCTGCGTCACCACCACGGCGACGCGCGAGTCGTCGAGCAGGTACTTCAGCCGCTCCAGGGGCAGGCCCGGATCCAGGGGCACGAAGGCGCCGCCGGCCTTGAGGATGGCCATGAGGGTGACGAGCACCTCGGGCGAGCGCTCCAGGAACGAGCCCACGAGCACGCCGGGCCCGACGCCCAGCTCGCGCAGGTGGTGCGCCAGGCGGTTCGCCTGCCCGTTGAGGTCCCCATAGGTGAGGTGCTGGCCGTCGAACTCCACCGCGACCTTGTCGGGGCGGGCGGCGGCCTTCTTCTCGATGACTTCGTGGACCAGCAGGTCCTTGCGGTACGGGGCCCGGGTCTGGTTCCACGCGGTGAGCAGGTGGTGGCGCTCGGCGGGCGAGAGCAGGGGCAGGTCCGCCAGCCGGCGGCGCGGATCCGCGACGAGCCCTTCCAGCAGCGTGTAGAAGGCCCGCGTCCAGCGCTGGAGCGTCACGGCCTCGAACAGGTCGGTGTTGTATTCGAAGTCCAGCACCAGGCCGTCCTCGACCTCGATGGCGTTGAGGCTCAGGTCGAAGGCCACGTGGCGGATGGGCTGGGAGTGGAAGTCCGTGCGCAGCCCGCTCATCTTCGCGGCGGCCATGGGCCGCTCCAGGTTGAACGTCACGCTGACCAGCGGGTTGTGGCTGGTGCTGCGCGGCAGGTTCAGCCGGTGGAGCAAACGCGCGAAGGGATACGCCTGGTGCTCGTAGGAGCTCCACAGCGTCTGCTTGAGGCCCTGGAGGTACTTCGGGAAGGACTGCTCCCCCCGGGCGTGGCTGACGATGGGCAGCAGGTGCGCGCAGTAGGCGACCAGCTGCTCGCTGTCCTCCAGGTCCCGGCCGCCGGTGGGGATGCCCACGAGCAGCTCGTCCTGTCCCGTCAGCCGGTGCAGGAAGGTGGTGTACGCGGAGAGCAGCAGGATGAAGAGGGTGGATTGCTGCTGCTGCGCCAGCTCCCGGACGGAGCGGGTGAGCGTGGCCGACAGCCGCACCGTCTCCCGGGCGCCCCGGTAGCTGCGCAGGGCGGGGCGGCCATGGTCCGTGGGCAGCTCGATGGCGGGCACCGCGTCCACGCGCTGCTCCAGCCAGTAGCGCTCGTGCGCGGCCATCTCCTGCGTCTGGGCCTGCCGCCGCAGCCAGCGGACGTGGTCGCTGAACTGGAGGGGCCGGGGCCGGATGGCGCTGCGGCCTTCATGGATGGCCGAATAGTGCTGGGCGAGCTCCTGCACGAGGATCCCCAGCGACCAGCCGTCCACCACGACGTGGTGGGCCGTCAGGACGAACAGGTGATCCAACGGGCTCAGCTTGAGCAGGTGGGCGCGGAACAGCGGACCCTGGTGCAGGTCGAACGGCGTCTGGCCTTCCTCTTCGTACCAGGCCGCGAGCCGCGCGGACTGCTCGTCCGGAGCCAGCGCCGACAGGTCGGTCAGCGGCAGGGTGGCGGTGAGCCTCGGGAGGATGCGCTGCTGTTCGCCTGACGCGTCCAACTGGATGCGCAGCGCTTCGTGTCGCTCCACGACGTACTGGAGCGACCGTTGCAGCAGGTCCACCTGGAGGACGCCCGACAGGCGCAGGCTCAGCGACAGGTTGTAGGCGCTGGAGCCGCCCGCGTTCATCTGCGAGAGGATCCACAGTTGCTGCTGGGCCTCCGTGGTTGGCAGCATGTCCGGCGGCAGCACCGGCTCCGGCGTGCTCTCGACGGGGCGGGCCTCCGGGGCGTTCGGCCGGGGCCAGAAGCCGCCCTCCCGCAGCTCCGCCACGCTCTGGGCCACCACGCGCACGATGGTGTCCAGGTCCTCGTCGGTGTGCGCGGTGGAGAGCATGCAGGTGCGGCCCTCCCAGATGTAGAGGCCCCGGTCGATGAGCTGGCTGAAGAACAGGTCCATCTCCAGCGGCTGGAACAGGTAGCTGGAGTTGCCGGCGGAGGTGAAGCGGAGCACGGACCCGCCGTGCACCATCACGATGGGGACCTGCTCGCGCTCGAAGACGGCGTTGACCCGCTCCGCGAGCTTCGCGGCGCGCTGGTTCAGGCGCTCCTGGAGGCCGGGGCCCTCGCGCTTCAGGTGCCGCAGGGTGGCGAGCGTCGCCGCCATCGTCAGCGGGTGCTTGCAGAAGGTGCCCGCCGCGAAGGTCGTTCCCTGGACGGGATGGGACGTGTCGCCGTAGCGCCAGTCGCCGCCGTCGATGCGGTCCACGAACCCGCCGCGATCCGCCACGACGCCCAGGGGCATCCCGCCGCCGAGGACCTTCCCGTACGTGGTGATGTCGGCCTCGATGCCGTACCACGCCTGCGCGCCGCCCGGATGGAGGCGGAAGCCGGTGATGATCTCATCGAAGATGAGGGGCACCCGCGCCTCGCGTGTCAGCTCCCGGAGCGAATGCAGGAAGGCGCGGGGCTGCACGTTGGGACGACGGCTCTGCACGGGCTCCACGAGGACGGCGGCCAGTTCGTGCAGGTGCTCGCGGATGAGCTCCAGCGTCCGGTCCTCGCCATAGGGCAGCACGAGCACGTCGTCGGCGATGTGCTGGGCGACGCCGGAGGCCATGGGGAGTGAGCGCGGCGTGCCGCCGACCATGCGGCCCACGACCAGCGTCCCGTCGGAGTGGCCATGGTAGGACGACGTGAACATCACGATCTTCGTGCGCCCCGTGGCCGCGCGGGCCACGCGCAGCGCCGTCATCACCGCCTCCGTGCCGGAGTTGCAGAATGTGACGCGCTTCATGCCGGTCAGCTCGCAGATGAGCTCCGCCGCCTCGCCCGCCAGGTCCGACTGCGTGCCCAGCTCCATGCCCTGGGCCAGGCGCTGCTGCATCGCCTCGATGACGAAGGGCGGGTTGTGCCCGAACAGGTGCACGCCGAAGCCCATGGACAGGTCGATGAACTCGTTGCCGTCCACGTCCCAGACGCGCGAGCCGTGCGACCGGGTGCTGACGATGGGGTAGCAGAGCTCCTTCACCTCCGGGCGGAAGTTCATCTGCCAGCGCACGTCGCTCCACCGGCCTCGGTGGCGGATCGCGTTCTGCTTCGAGCCCTGGGTGCGGCGCGTGTACCGCGCGATGAAGGACTCCAGGAAGCGCTGCTGCTCAGGGAGCAGCTCCCGTGCAGGCTCGCCGTCCGCCGTGCCCACGGAGAAGGCCGCCGGGCCGGTGGGCGCGGGCGCGGGCCTCACGGTCGGGGCGGGGGCCACCGGAGCGGCCTCGGGACGCGGGGCGGCCTCCACGCTGGGGATGGCCGCGCCCTTCGCGCCGAGCAGCGCGAGCTGCTGCTTCATGAGCTGGAGCTGGACCTGGATGATCTGCTCCAGCGAGCCATCCGGTGCCTCGGTGGCCGGGGCCCGGGACGCGGCGGTGCGCGGCTCCGGGAGGGCGCGCGCGGGCGCGGCGGGCTCCGCGAAGGTGAAGCTGTCGGGCAGGGCCTGGTCCAGATGGCGGGCCATGGCGTCCAGCGTGGTCAGCTCCTCGAAGAGCTGGCGGATGGACAGCTTGAGGCCGAAGAGCTTCTCCACGTTGCGGATGGCGTCCATCAGCACGATGGAGTCCGCGCCCAGCTCCAGGAAGGGCGTGTCCGGGCCCAGCCGCTCCGGGGGCATTTGCAGCAGGCGGGCCACCATGGAGCGGAGGGCGTCCTGGATCCGCGCCCGGCGTGACACGGCGGGTGCGGTCGACGGTGGGGTCTGCTGCGGTGATGCCACGGGATCCACGGAGAGGTCCTCCAGCCAGCACCGCTGGCGCTCGAAGGGGTAGGTCGGGAGCGGTACGCGCTGACGCGTGGCGGAGGGGTCCACCCGCGTCCGGTCGATGGTGACGCCCCGGACGAACAGCGCGCCCAGGCTTCCCAGCAGCGTCCGCCCGTCGTCCTGGTGTTTCTTGAGGCTGGGCAGCCAGACGTGGTTGCCCTCCGGCAGGCAGCGCTTCGCCATGCCGAGCAGCGTGTCGTTCGGGCCCAGCTCGATGAACACCGCAGGGCCCGCGAGGGCCGCGTGCTCGATGCTCTTGAGGAACTGGACCGGCTCGCGCACGTGGCGCCGCCAGTAGCCCGCGTCGGGCGCGGTCTTCAGGACGGCGCCGCTGAGGTTGGAGATGAGCGGGAGCGCTGGCGCCTGGAACGTGATGCCGCGCGCCGCCTGCTCGAACTCCGCGAGCATGGGGTCCATCCGCGCCGAGTGGAACGCATGCGACACCGTGAGCGGACGCGAGTCGATGCCCCGGGTCTGCAAGGCCTCCACGATCCGCTGCACCGCGGACCGCGCACCGGAGATGACGACGTGGCGCGGGCCATTGATGGCGGCGAGCTCCACGTCCTGCGCGCCCTCCAGCGCCGCGCGCACCGTGGCCTCGTCGGCCAGCACCGCCGCCATGGTGCCGTCCTGGGGCAGGGCCTGGATGAGGCGGCTGCGCGTCGCGAGCAGGCGCAGCGCGTCCTCCAGTCCGAGCACCCCCGCGAGGTGGGCCGCGACGTACTCGCCCACGCTGTGCCCCAGCACGGCGTCCGGCGTCACGCCCCAGGAGCCCCAGAGCCGTGACAGCGCGTAGCCCAGCGCGAACAGGGCCGGCTGGCTGTAGCGGGTCTGGTGGATCCGCTCCGAGTCCTCTCCGGAGGCCGGATACAGGACGGAGAGCAGGGACGCGTCCAGGTGCGGGCGCAGCAGCGCGTCACAGCGCTCCAGGGCCTCGCGGAAGACGGGCTCGCTCTCGTAAAGCTGGCGTCCCATCCCCGCCTGCTGCGCGCCCTGGCCGGGGAACAGGAAGACGACCCGGGGCTGCGCGCTCCGCTGGACCTCGCCGTGATGCAGGCCGGGGAGGGGGCGCTCGTGCAGGAACGCGTCGAGCTGCGTGGCCAGCTCCGGGTGGGAGCCCGC is part of the Corallococcus soli genome and harbors:
- a CDS encoding non-ribosomal peptide synthetase/type I polyketide synthase; the protein is MKPSSAASVRSREELVAWLRDYVARSADLAPGAVDVDKPFVDYGLTSKDAVFLSGELGEWLGRDVSPTLVWQHPTITAVSVHLGRAPEAGLPAVSGAPVAVAEGAIAIVSLGCRFPGAPSPEAFWALLQRGGDAITEVPADRWDAQRYYHPDPTHAGTMNTRWGGFLEQVDGFDPLFFGISPHEAARMDPQQRLLLEVAWEALERGGQAPQALRGSRTGVFVGISSSDYAQRQFGDRSRLDAYAGTGNAHSIAANRLSYLLGLRGPSMAVDTACSSSLVGLHLACQSLRGGECDLALAGGVNLILNPDLNIAFSRAGMMAKDGRCKSFDAAADGYVRSEGCGVVVLKRLADAQAAGDAILAVIHGSAVNHDGPSNGLTAPNGFAQQEVIQQALQRARLSPGDVSYVEAHGTGTALGDPIELEALKAALRPGGRQQQRRCLVGSVKANIGHLEAAAGIAGLVKIVLALQHSEVPPQVHFRALNPHVSLDPSTLHIPTRREPWTSEGGARIAGISSFGFGGANAHVIVGEAPRQTPVIQTAPERPYHLLTLSARTAPALREMVQRYQARITAPDAPSLADVCFTANTGRDAWAHRFSTTAGSHPELATQLDAFLHERPLPGLHHGEVQRSAQPRVVFLFPGQGAQQAGMGRQLYESEPVFREALERCDALLRPHLDASLLSVLYPASGEDSERIHQTRYSQPALFALGYALSRLWGSWGVTPDAVLGHSVGEYVAAHLAGVLGLEDALRLLATRSRLIQALPQDGTMAAVLADEATVRAALEGAQDVELAAINGPRHVVISGARSAVQRIVEALQTRGIDSRPLTVSHAFHSARMDPMLAEFEQAARGITFQAPALPLISNLSGAVLKTAPDAGYWRRHVREPVQFLKSIEHAALAGPAVFIELGPNDTLLGMAKRCLPEGNHVWLPSLKKHQDDGRTLLGSLGALFVRGVTIDRTRVDPSATRQRVPLPTYPFERQRCWLEDLSVDPVASPQQTPPSTAPAVSRRARIQDALRSMVARLLQMPPERLGPDTPFLELGADSIVLMDAIRNVEKLFGLKLSIRQLFEELTTLDAMARHLDQALPDSFTFAEPAAPARALPEPRTAASRAPATEAPDGSLEQIIQVQLQLMKQQLALLGAKGAAIPSVEAAPRPEAAPVAPAPTVRPAPAPTGPAAFSVGTADGEPARELLPEQQRFLESFIARYTRRTQGSKQNAIRHRGRWSDVRWQMNFRPEVKELCYPIVSTRSHGSRVWDVDGNEFIDLSMGFGVHLFGHNPPFVIEAMQQRLAQGMELGTQSDLAGEAAELICELTGMKRVTFCNSGTEAVMTALRVARAATGRTKIVMFTSSYHGHSDGTLVVGRMVGGTPRSLPMASGVAQHIADDVLVLPYGEDRTLELIREHLHELAAVLVEPVQSRRPNVQPRAFLHSLRELTREARVPLIFDEIITGFRLHPGGAQAWYGIEADITTYGKVLGGGMPLGVVADRGGFVDRIDGGDWRYGDTSHPVQGTTFAAGTFCKHPLTMAATLATLRHLKREGPGLQERLNQRAAKLAERVNAVFEREQVPIVMVHGGSVLRFTSAGNSSYLFQPLEMDLFFSQLIDRGLYIWEGRTCMLSTAHTDEDLDTIVRVVAQSVAELREGGFWPRPNAPEARPVESTPEPVLPPDMLPTTEAQQQLWILSQMNAGGSSAYNLSLSLRLSGVLQVDLLQRSLQYVVERHEALRIQLDASGEQQRILPRLTATLPLTDLSALAPDEQSARLAAWYEEEGQTPFDLHQGPLFRAHLLKLSPLDHLFVLTAHHVVVDGWSLGILVQELAQHYSAIHEGRSAIRPRPLQFSDHVRWLRRQAQTQEMAAHERYWLEQRVDAVPAIELPTDHGRPALRSYRGARETVRLSATLTRSVRELAQQQQSTLFILLLSAYTTFLHRLTGQDELLVGIPTGGRDLEDSEQLVAYCAHLLPIVSHARGEQSFPKYLQGLKQTLWSSYEHQAYPFARLLHRLNLPRSTSHNPLVSVTFNLERPMAAAKMSGLRTDFHSQPIRHVAFDLSLNAIEVEDGLVLDFEYNTDLFEAVTLQRWTRAFYTLLEGLVADPRRRLADLPLLSPAERHHLLTAWNQTRAPYRKDLLVHEVIEKKAAARPDKVAVEFDGQHLTYGDLNGQANRLAHHLRELGVGPGVLVGSFLERSPEVLVTLMAILKAGGAFVPLDPGLPLERLKYLLDDSRVAVVVTQGPLLERLPVHTAKVLCLDEDAAVLAALPDADLENVASADSPAYVIYTSGSTGEPKGVSVGHGALVVHCQDVRDHYRHSANDKMLQFASFNFDASLEQVLPLFMVGATVVLRGPEVWTAEELPRRIVEQQLTVLNFPTAYWQQVTQRWSESPPELAGHRVRLIIIGGDTILPKVLELWQRGPLGQVRLLNAYGPTEAIITATTFEVPAATNPPQATARIPIGRPRSNRTFYMLDRHGEPVPLGVAGELYIGGELLAQGYLHRPELTAQRFVPDPFSDRPGARLYKTGDLARYLPEGTLDFLGRTDHQVKVRGFRIELGEIEAALSRHPAVQEVIVTVREEQDADAAGHDKRLVAYVVPTAPDAVTPTALRQFLQEKLPDYMLPAFFVLLTAMPLTASGKLDRRSLPAPDPATSAPTRPFVAPRSPTEQALSEVWMKALRLQRVGVHDDFFELGGDSLLATQVASRIRESLRLDLSLERMFQAPTIAGLAEYLDTLTWASKAPPSASAPEAGREEGEL